A section of the Verrucomicrobiota bacterium genome encodes:
- a CDS encoding nitrate ABC transporter ATP-binding protein (This model describes the ATP binding subunits of ATP-binding cassette (ABC) transporters for nitrate transport, or for bicarbonate transport, in bacteria and archaea.) translates to MDEKAFFETWNLGKTYKTPKGPAVIVRDFNLKMERGEFVCIIGHSGCGKSTVLSMVAGLNEITEGGVVLDHREIDGAGPDRGVVFQSPCLLPWMTAYNNVMLGVDQVYSHVSQEEREQVVEYYLSVVGLSDAMHKMPAELSGGMKQRVGLARAFALSPKMLLLDEPFGMLDKLTKFELQHVLLELWNRERLTAMMVTHDVDEAIFLADRVVMMTNGPEAEVGDILEIPFKRPRDRHEIMDDPQYYELREHLITFLEERAHIKPSKILVDNK, encoded by the coding sequence ATGGACGAAAAAGCTTTCTTTGAGACTTGGAATTTAGGTAAGACTTACAAGACCCCGAAAGGGCCAGCGGTTATCGTTAGAGACTTTAACTTGAAAATGGAGCGTGGTGAGTTTGTTTGTATAATCGGGCACTCTGGTTGTGGAAAGTCTACGGTATTATCAATGGTCGCTGGGCTTAATGAAATCACAGAGGGTGGCGTCGTTCTAGACCATCGCGAAATTGACGGAGCGGGACCTGATCGCGGAGTTGTTTTCCAATCTCCGTGCTTACTTCCCTGGATGACAGCCTACAATAATGTGATGTTGGGTGTTGATCAAGTGTATAGCCATGTCTCTCAAGAAGAAAGAGAGCAGGTGGTGGAGTATTACCTCTCTGTAGTGGGTTTATCAGATGCGATGCATAAGATGCCTGCTGAGTTATCAGGAGGTATGAAACAACGGGTGGGTTTAGCCAGAGCATTCGCGTTGTCACCTAAAATGTTACTATTAGACGAGCCTTTTGGTATGCTCGATAAATTAACCAAATTCGAGCTACAGCACGTTTTACTCGAGCTTTGGAACCGTGAACGCCTAACAGCTATGATGGTCACACATGATGTGGATGAAGCCATCTTCTTGGCGGATCGAGTCGTGATGATGACTAACGGTCCGGAGGCTGAAGTGGGTGATATTCTTGAAATTCCCTTCAAAAGACCAAGGGACAGACATGAGATTATGGATGATCCCCAATACTACGAATTACGTGAGCATTTAATTACTTTCTTGGAAGAGAGAGCTCACATTAAACCTTCGAAGATTCTTGTCGACAATAAGTAA